Proteins found in one Hymenobacter sp. J193 genomic segment:
- a CDS encoding N-6 DNA methylase, whose translation MPQPLLTRYLRDLYFIHQTGGGTEETSFYGPLENLLNAIGETLRQPVRSVFQLQDLGAGRPDFGLFAVPSGRSSRPLRMTGQQPERGAGEVKGPGASLKPLLEGKQVSKYWQHYGQVLVTNLRHFAFLGKNEFNQLMVLDTLELAPDEVSFWSLCAQPEILSAEQADAAEQFLARCMLHGAPLDQPRELAWLLASFAREARDRLSGVDLHELVPLITALEQSLGARFDGPKGVRFLHATIVQTLFYGVFSAWVLWHREQPDRKDEFDWRTTAHYLQIPVLQVLFEHIGASSSVDRLKMRDLMTRTGRTLCRVRRDRFFNRFADSTAIQYFYEPFLEAYDPQLRKEMGVWYTPPELASYMIAKVDQMLKEKLGIEEGLADERVVVLDPCCGTGTYLVEVLRFVGRRLLQTHGALAGAMLREAATRRLFGFEILTAPFVVAHLQLGLPAGGRCPTRGWPEGCYLPNQRADRVGPR comes from the coding sequence ATGCCCCAACCTTTACTAACTCGCTATCTCCGTGACCTTTATTTTATTCACCAAACAGGAGGTGGCACTGAGGAAACATCGTTTTACGGGCCATTGGAGAACCTGCTCAATGCAATAGGTGAAACGTTGCGTCAGCCCGTACGATCGGTATTTCAACTCCAAGACTTAGGAGCTGGTAGACCGGATTTCGGATTATTTGCGGTGCCGTCGGGGCGTTCTTCGCGACCGTTGCGGATGACTGGGCAGCAGCCTGAACGCGGCGCTGGGGAGGTGAAAGGACCAGGTGCGTCGCTAAAGCCGTTATTGGAAGGCAAACAGGTTTCAAAGTATTGGCAGCATTATGGGCAGGTGTTGGTGACAAACCTGCGGCACTTTGCTTTCTTGGGTAAGAATGAATTCAACCAGCTGATGGTGCTGGATACACTAGAGTTGGCACCTGACGAAGTAAGCTTTTGGAGCCTGTGCGCGCAACCTGAGATATTATCGGCGGAGCAGGCTGATGCGGCAGAGCAGTTCTTAGCGCGGTGCATGCTGCATGGCGCTCCGTTGGACCAACCTCGGGAACTAGCGTGGCTGCTGGCCTCCTTCGCTCGGGAGGCACGAGACCGGCTCAGCGGGGTGGACCTGCACGAACTGGTCCCGTTGATAACCGCCTTGGAGCAGAGCTTGGGGGCACGATTCGATGGACCAAAAGGCGTACGCTTCTTGCACGCTACCATCGTTCAAACCCTGTTTTATGGGGTATTCTCGGCATGGGTGTTATGGCATCGGGAGCAGCCGGACCGCAAGGATGAATTCGATTGGCGCACCACGGCCCATTACCTTCAAATACCGGTCTTGCAAGTGTTGTTTGAGCACATTGGCGCATCGTCCAGTGTGGACCGCTTGAAAATGCGGGACTTGATGACCCGTACTGGGCGCACGTTGTGCCGAGTACGAAGGGACAGGTTTTTCAACCGATTTGCTGACAGCACAGCCATTCAATATTTCTACGAGCCGTTCCTGGAAGCGTACGACCCGCAATTGCGGAAGGAAATGGGCGTGTGGTATACACCGCCCGAACTAGCTTCTTACATGATAGCGAAGGTAGACCAGATGCTCAAAGAGAAATTGGGCATCGAAGAAGGCCTAGCAGATGAGCGAGTAGTGGTTTTGGACCCATGCTGTGGGACGGGAACGTATTTGGTGGAGGTACTGCGTTTCGTGGGTAGGCGGCTACTGCAAACGCATGGCGCCTTAGCCGGAGCAATGCTGCGAGAGGCTGCAACTCGTCGCCTGTTTGGTTTTGAGATTTTGACAGCTCCGTTTGTAGTAGCCCACTTACAATTAGGGCTCCCTGCGGGCGGCAGGTGCCCCACTAGGGGATGGCCAGAAGGCTGCTATTTACCTAACCAACGCGCTGACCGGGT
- a CDS encoding nucleotide-binding protein produces the protein MILFAKRLFSILVVLLAACKAEVIILSLMDRKKLQLLREKIGAIVLPDAKDRYGRQYGQDEALQKALAATATTAVGLVGKAKLVRGGSHQKKLVELAEKLKVTGNAFSHSLVDMTTLRTARTSLLRVLKAVDDESRKVFIVHGRDDAMRKDAQATLNRFGIDGIVLFEEINEGQTIIEKFDREARACGYAVVLFSPDDLGGIRVGKTAPKLSPRARQNVVLELGYFVALLGRKNVFVLVAGSGLEQPSDFHGVVYETYDKAGAWKRRLANELSGVGFYIDPAVLKKL, from the coding sequence TTGATTCTATTTGCCAAGCGCCTTTTCTCAATTTTAGTAGTTTTACTCGCTGCCTGCAAGGCAGAAGTCATCATTCTTTCCCTGATGGACCGCAAAAAGCTACAACTCCTGCGTGAAAAAATAGGAGCCATTGTGCTACCTGATGCCAAGGACCGGTATGGCCGTCAATACGGTCAGGACGAAGCCCTTCAAAAAGCTCTGGCCGCGACTGCTACTACCGCGGTCGGGCTGGTGGGTAAGGCCAAGCTAGTGCGTGGTGGCAGTCATCAAAAGAAATTGGTGGAGCTGGCCGAAAAGTTGAAAGTTACGGGTAATGCCTTCAGTCACTCGCTCGTTGACATGACCACCTTGCGCACAGCCCGCACCAGTCTCCTGCGCGTTCTCAAAGCTGTCGACGACGAGAGCCGCAAAGTATTCATTGTCCATGGCCGCGACGACGCCATGCGCAAAGATGCTCAAGCAACCCTCAACCGCTTCGGCATTGATGGTATCGTTCTCTTTGAGGAAATCAATGAGGGCCAAACCATTATCGAAAAGTTTGACCGCGAAGCTCGTGCCTGTGGCTACGCCGTCGTCCTTTTCAGTCCCGACGATTTGGGCGGCATCCGCGTTGGCAAAACTGCACCCAAGCTTTCGCCCCGTGCCCGCCAGAACGTTGTACTTGAGCTTGGCTACTTCGTTGCCCTGCTCGGCCGCAAAAACGTCTTTGTACTCGTTGCCGGTTCCGGCCTCGAGCAACCTAGCGACTTCCATGGCGTTGTCTACGAAACCTATGACAAGGCCGGCGCATGGAAGCGTCGCCTTGCCAATGAGCTGTCCGGCGTCGGGTTTTACATTGATCCCGCTGTCTTAAAAAAGTTGTAG
- a CDS encoding Abi family protein, with product MDYNKQAVSIIDQIALLRQRGLAIDDEVAAIRHLSNISYYRLAGYLLPFQSDKSLHIYKIGSRFETALELYRFDQKLRVLVFDIIERIEVSIRTQLIYTMSMNHTPWWFEDVTLFTSSDDHAEALASIDAELSRSHEEFILDHKARYGTDVRRPPAWKTLEIVTLGTLSRLYGNIRKELSGRDEIAAYFMVPPQKYLSGWLQSITQVRNVCAHHARLWNRTIAAAPKRIKRPRPELYYAPIPQLVQNKLYAALCCMNHLLFTISPEFGLGLRLQGLFAIHPNVDPSAMGFPVNWQQEPIWSIPPVIAQ from the coding sequence ATGGACTATAACAAGCAAGCTGTTTCCATCATTGACCAAATTGCGCTACTGCGCCAACGAGGTCTTGCCATTGACGATGAAGTAGCGGCTATTCGTCACCTCAGTAACATCAGTTACTATCGTCTGGCTGGCTACTTGCTTCCGTTTCAGTCAGACAAGTCGCTACATATCTACAAGATAGGCAGCCGCTTCGAAACTGCGCTGGAATTGTACCGATTCGATCAAAAGCTACGCGTCTTGGTCTTCGATATTATCGAACGCATAGAGGTCAGCATTCGCACTCAACTTATCTACACCATGTCCATGAATCACACGCCTTGGTGGTTCGAGGATGTCACCCTTTTCACCAGCTCAGACGATCACGCCGAGGCCCTGGCTTCCATCGACGCCGAGTTATCTCGCTCCCACGAAGAATTCATCCTCGACCACAAGGCCCGCTACGGCACTGACGTCCGCCGCCCACCGGCCTGGAAAACCTTGGAAATCGTTACATTAGGCACCCTTTCCCGCTTATATGGCAACATCCGCAAGGAGCTGTCGGGTCGGGATGAAATTGCTGCTTACTTTATGGTCCCACCACAGAAGTATCTCTCGGGCTGGCTGCAAAGTATCACGCAGGTGCGCAACGTATGCGCCCACCATGCCCGGTTGTGGAACCGCACCATTGCCGCAGCGCCTAAGCGTATCAAGCGGCCCAGGCCTGAGTTGTATTATGCTCCCATCCCACAGCTAGTACAGAATAAACTTTATGCTGCGTTGTGCTGCATGAATCACTTGCTTTTCACCATCTCACCCGAGTTTGGCCTGGGCCTCCGTTTGCAGGGGCTATTTGCTATTCACCCCAACGTAGATCCCTCCGCCATGGGTTTTCCCGTCAATTGGCAGCAGGAGCCTATCTGGAGTATCCCACCGGTTATTGCACAATAG
- a CDS encoding recombinase family protein, producing MTRYVAYFRVSTARQGQSGLGLEAQQAAVRTFVGTEASIVAEYVEIESGRKNARPQLQAAIAYAKQEGAVLLVAKLDRLARNVAFLATLMESHVRFKAVDLPAADEFTLHILAAVAQKEATAISTRTRDALAAKKARGFQLGTPANLTAASREKALVSLQRNAQTNLSNRQAAQLAVLLRATGVTLREIAARLNESGYRTRRGKAFHPMGVKRLLPNLISKYLICYSKSGTYL from the coding sequence ATGACGCGCTACGTCGCCTACTTCCGCGTGAGCACCGCCCGCCAGGGCCAGTCTGGCCTCGGGCTCGAAGCCCAGCAGGCCGCGGTAAGGACCTTCGTCGGCACGGAGGCGAGCATCGTGGCGGAGTACGTGGAAATCGAGAGCGGCCGTAAGAACGCGCGACCCCAGCTGCAGGCCGCTATTGCATACGCCAAGCAGGAAGGCGCCGTGCTGCTCGTGGCCAAGCTCGACCGGCTGGCGCGCAACGTAGCCTTCCTCGCAACACTCATGGAAAGCCACGTGCGCTTCAAGGCCGTGGACCTGCCGGCCGCCGACGAGTTTACCCTGCACATCCTGGCGGCTGTGGCCCAGAAAGAAGCGACGGCCATTTCCACTAGAACGCGCGATGCCTTGGCCGCCAAGAAGGCGCGCGGATTTCAGCTTGGTACGCCAGCTAATCTAACCGCTGCCTCGCGGGAGAAGGCGCTGGTGTCGCTGCAGCGCAATGCGCAGACCAATCTGAGTAACCGGCAGGCCGCACAACTCGCCGTGTTGTTGCGGGCCACGGGCGTAACGTTGCGGGAGATTGCCGCGCGGCTTAATGAATCGGGCTATCGGACGCGGCGGGGAAAGGCATTTCACCCCATGGGCGTAAAGCGCCTACTGCCGAACTTGATAAGTAAGTACCTGATTTGCTATAGCAAATCAGGTACTTACTTATAG
- a CDS encoding transposase yields MKDSPQPSKRRRYDAAFRAEALRLASESRSTQAAARALGIDPKRIYKWQKEALTPVAAARGAELDPATAAELRQLRAANRRQAQELEILKKAIAIFSQTPDQ; encoded by the coding sequence ATGAAAGACAGCCCCCAACCTAGCAAACGCCGGCGCTACGATGCCGCCTTCCGGGCCGAGGCCCTGCGCCTGGCCAGTGAAAGCCGCTCGACCCAGGCCGCGGCACGCGCCCTGGGTATTGACCCTAAACGCATTTATAAGTGGCAGAAGGAAGCGCTGACCCCAGTGGCCGCCGCTCGTGGGGCGGAACTGGACCCGGCCACCGCCGCCGAATTGCGCCAACTGCGGGCCGCCAATCGGCGGCAGGCGCAGGAACTGGAAATTTTAAAAAAAGCCATTGCCATCTTCTCACAGACACCGGACCAATGA
- a CDS encoding IS3 family transposase: MSRYRFIEAQRDQHPVRLLCQLVEVPASGYYAWQRAQQQVVTRPEPAWETALVKVFGVHKRCYGTRRLQVALRKNGHRVGRQRLRAAMRRRGLHALQPKAFTPRTTDSTHGLRCAPNRLLDQPKPTQANRVWVSDITYLPLANGEWAYLCAFQDMASKQVVGWRVGATMPEELVTSALQRAFWSQPPTPGLLVHSDRGGQYCGNAYRQLLHDHQALRSQSRRGDCYDNAQAESLWSRLKTEVLEVRERPVFADLADAQTSVADYFDYYNHERLHSSIDYQTPYHAHQQLLQFSALNCPA; the protein is encoded by the coding sequence ATGAGCCGCTACCGTTTCATCGAGGCGCAGCGGGACCAGCACCCGGTGCGGCTACTCTGCCAGCTGGTGGAAGTGCCGGCCAGCGGCTACTATGCGTGGCAACGGGCTCAACAACAGGTTGTAACTCGGCCGGAGCCGGCCTGGGAAACGGCGCTGGTCAAGGTCTTCGGGGTTCACAAGCGCTGTTATGGCACGCGCCGCCTCCAGGTAGCGCTGCGCAAAAACGGGCACCGGGTGGGGCGTCAGCGCCTGCGGGCGGCCATGCGCCGCCGGGGCCTGCACGCGCTCCAGCCGAAAGCCTTTACGCCGCGCACCACCGATTCGACCCACGGGCTGCGGTGCGCGCCGAACCGACTGCTGGACCAGCCCAAACCCACGCAGGCCAACCGGGTCTGGGTCAGCGACATCACCTACCTGCCCTTGGCCAACGGCGAGTGGGCTTACCTGTGCGCTTTTCAAGACATGGCCAGCAAGCAGGTAGTCGGCTGGCGGGTCGGAGCCACCATGCCCGAGGAACTGGTGACCAGCGCCTTACAACGGGCTTTTTGGTCCCAGCCGCCCACACCCGGCTTGCTCGTCCACTCGGACCGTGGCGGGCAGTACTGCGGCAACGCCTACCGCCAACTACTGCACGACCACCAGGCCCTGCGCTCGCAAAGCCGCCGCGGCGACTGCTACGACAACGCCCAGGCCGAAAGTCTGTGGTCGCGCCTCAAAACGGAGGTCCTGGAAGTCCGTGAGCGGCCCGTTTTTGCTGACCTGGCCGACGCGCAGACCAGCGTCGCCGACTATTTTGACTATTACAATCATGAGCGCCTGCACTCCAGCATTGACTACCAGACGCCGTATCACGCTCACCAACAGCTTCTTCAATTTAGTGCCCTAAACTGTCCAGCCTAA
- a CDS encoding gliding motility-associated C-terminal domain-containing protein — protein sequence MLQFALLGTDADQDTVSLAMQGQGFRPQDVGAQLSQNRAAGENRGTFRWVVPCPSASNLLYEFTFTAASTACDRAQTASLTIPIRIDLSNKPPEITANAGTTPLRAQPGELVSFDLRATDPNNDLLSLSMAGIGFTATSVAAELTQTTTGNVQQGHFTWRVPCPQEGKSLYEFEFTAKDAPCGEPKTSILRVAIQIVNPNSAPQLTSSLFAGSTTPLPLQQLPGSVLEAKIEGTDVDKNALVLTARGVGFELAAAGMSFEPHNGQGRATGIFRWNASCTVTAPHGYEVLFELQETTCNPQPQRRTVRFEVQNPEAIAFTPPNIFTPNNDGLNDAFELPDLPPDYCTQRFAGIKVFNRWGKQVYNSTQRDFRWDGSGLPGGVYFYLIEYSNQRQYKGYITIAY from the coding sequence GTGCTGCAATTCGCGCTGCTGGGCACGGATGCTGATCAGGATACCGTTAGCCTGGCTATGCAAGGACAAGGATTCCGGCCACAAGATGTAGGCGCACAGCTCAGCCAGAATAGAGCGGCTGGTGAAAACCGCGGAACCTTTCGATGGGTAGTACCTTGCCCTTCAGCGAGCAACCTGCTCTATGAGTTTACCTTTACGGCAGCCTCAACCGCCTGTGATCGAGCGCAAACGGCGAGCCTTACTATTCCGATCCGAATTGACCTTAGCAACAAGCCACCAGAGATAACGGCTAACGCCGGCACAACGCCGCTGCGAGCGCAACCGGGAGAGCTGGTGTCGTTTGATCTGCGAGCTACGGATCCGAACAACGATTTGCTCTCTCTGTCAATGGCAGGGATAGGGTTTACGGCTACCAGCGTTGCGGCCGAGCTTACGCAGACGACTACTGGCAATGTACAGCAAGGGCATTTCACTTGGCGGGTACCTTGCCCGCAAGAAGGTAAATCCTTGTATGAATTTGAGTTCACGGCTAAAGATGCCCCTTGTGGCGAGCCAAAAACCAGTATCCTACGGGTGGCTATTCAAATTGTCAACCCTAATAGCGCTCCACAGCTGACTTCGTCTCTGTTTGCCGGGAGTACAACGCCTCTTCCACTACAGCAATTGCCCGGTTCTGTACTAGAGGCGAAGATCGAAGGAACTGATGTTGATAAGAACGCCCTAGTGCTCACGGCACGTGGCGTAGGATTTGAGCTGGCGGCTGCTGGGATGAGCTTCGAGCCTCACAATGGGCAAGGGCGAGCTACTGGAATATTCCGGTGGAATGCGAGTTGTACGGTGACAGCGCCACATGGCTACGAGGTTCTCTTTGAGTTGCAGGAAACGACGTGTAACCCACAGCCTCAACGTAGGACCGTGCGCTTTGAAGTGCAAAACCCAGAGGCAATAGCCTTTACACCTCCCAATATCTTCACGCCAAACAATGATGGACTGAATGATGCCTTTGAATTACCTGACTTGCCACCGGACTACTGTACTCAACGGTTCGCAGGTATCAAGGTATTCAACCGTTGGGGCAAGCAGGTATACAATTCCACTCAGCGGGATTTCCGTTGGGATGGCAGTGGCTTGCCAGGTGGTGTGTACTTCTACCTGATTGAATACTCCAATCAGCGGCAGTATAAGGGGTATATTACGATTGCCTACTGA
- a CDS encoding transposase, whose amino-acid sequence MKDRPQPTKRRRYDAAFRAEALRLASESRSTQAAARALNIDPKRIYKWQKEALTPVAAARGAELDPATAAELRQLRAANRRQAQELEILKKAIAIFSQTPNQ is encoded by the coding sequence ATGAAAGACCGTCCTCAACCCACTAAACGTCGGCGCTACGATGCCGCCTTCCGCGCCGAGGCCCTGCGCCTAGCCAGTGAAAGCCGCTCGACCCAGGCTGCGGCGCGTGCCCTCAACATCGACCCCAAACGTATTTACAAGTGGCAGAAAGAAGCCCTTACCCCCGTGGCGGCGGCCCGTGGGGCGGAGCTCGACCCGGCCACGGCGGCGGAGTTGCGCCAACTGCGCGCCGCCAATCGGCGGCAGGCGCAGGAGTTGGAAATTTTAAAAAAAGCCATTGCCATCTTCTCACAGACACCCAACCAATGA